A single region of the Dissulfuribacter thermophilus genome encodes:
- a CDS encoding glycosyltransferase family 2 protein, protein MDEFLSIVVPAYNEKENLPILVQEIREGASATDLPFEIIIVDDGSTDGTTEELCRLAREIPELKAVILRRNFGQTAAMKAGFDKAKGTIICSMDGDLQNDPKDIPLLVKKIQEGYDLVSGWRKDRKDPFWSRKLPSKIANWIIGRTTGVLLHDYGCSLKAYRRDVAKNLLLYGELHRFIPVLAQQYGAKITEVPVNHRPRIRGKSKYGIGRTYRVILDLLLMLFFQKFATRPLQFFGLTGGLMAILGAGLEAYLVWVKLVSGEDIGNRPLLIFGMLFIITGVVLLGIGLLAELVIRTYFEASGRSIYSVREEIG, encoded by the coding sequence ATGGATGAATTTCTTTCAATTGTCGTACCAGCATATAATGAAAAGGAAAATCTCCCAATCCTGGTCCAGGAGATCAGAGAAGGAGCGAGTGCTACAGATCTGCCCTTTGAAATCATTATTGTAGATGACGGAAGTACAGATGGGACCACAGAAGAACTTTGTCGCCTAGCCAGGGAAATCCCAGAGCTAAAGGCAGTAATACTACGTAGAAACTTTGGCCAGACTGCCGCTATGAAGGCAGGATTCGATAAGGCCAAAGGTACCATTATATGTTCCATGGATGGTGATCTTCAAAATGATCCCAAAGACATACCGCTCCTGGTAAAAAAGATCCAAGAGGGCTATGATCTGGTTAGCGGTTGGCGAAAAGACAGAAAGGACCCTTTTTGGTCTAGGAAGCTACCTTCAAAAATAGCAAATTGGATTATTGGCCGGACAACAGGAGTGCTTCTCCATGACTATGGTTGTTCGCTAAAGGCCTATAGGCGAGATGTTGCCAAGAACCTCCTCCTCTATGGGGAATTACATAGGTTTATACCTGTCCTTGCTCAACAATATGGTGCCAAGATAACAGAGGTGCCTGTAAACCATAGACCAAGGATCAGGGGAAAGAGTAAATATGGAATAGGGCGCACTTACCGCGTTATTCTCGACTTACTCCTCATGCTTTTTTTCCAGAAATTCGCTACAAGACCACTCCAATTCTTTGGTCTAACTGGTGGATTAATGGCCATCCTTGGAGCAGGGCTTGAGGCCTATCTAGTATGGGTTAAGCTCGTCTCTGGAGAAGACATCGGCAATAGGCCCCTTTTAATATTTGGCATGTTATTCATAATCACTGGCGTTGTACTCTTAGGTATCGGCCTTTTAGCTGAACTAGTTATCAGGACATATTTTGAGGCCTCAGGGCGCTCCATTTACTCTGTCCGCGAAGAAATAGGTTAA